In Gordonia iterans, the following proteins share a genomic window:
- the pgi gene encoding glucose-6-phosphate isomerase yields the protein MAGRGPRDHDGGADITDTDSWRALVAHRERLAATSLREMFESDPERGRAMVIDAGDLHIDYSKNLATAETIALLTDLARDAGVEELRDAMLRGDHLNTSEDRPALHTALRAPAGTVLEVDGRDVVADVHEVLTAMGGFADRIRDGDWTGATGKAITDVVNIGIGGSDLGPAMGYQALRHYRHPRITCHYVSNVDPSDLVATLAGLNPETTLFIVASKTFTTLETLTNARAARAWLLAALDAPAVAKHFVAVSTNAAQVQAFGIDTANMFGFWDWVGGRYSMDSAIGLSLMIAVGRENFADLLAGFHTMDQHFRTAPPEANAPILLGLLGLWYSDFWDAQSHAVLPYNDDLARFPAYLQQLVMESNGKSVTRDGRPVTTKTATVVWGEPGTNGQHAFFQLLHQGTWLIPADFIGFAQPLDDLPTADGGSMHDLLMSNFFAQTAVLAFGKSADDLAAEGVDPELVPHKVMPGGRPSTTILAPRLAPSVLGQLIALYEHQVFVQAMVWGINPFDQWGVELGKKVAGQMVGAISEAASPAPLADSSSDALVRWYRAERGRPA from the coding sequence ATGGCAGGGCGAGGACCGCGGGACCACGACGGCGGAGCAGACATCACCGACACCGACTCCTGGCGGGCGCTCGTCGCGCACCGAGAGCGGCTCGCCGCCACCTCGCTGCGCGAGATGTTCGAGTCCGATCCCGAGCGCGGACGAGCGATGGTGATCGATGCCGGCGATCTGCACATCGACTACTCGAAGAACCTGGCGACCGCCGAGACCATCGCCCTGCTGACCGATCTCGCCCGCGACGCCGGAGTCGAAGAGCTCCGCGACGCGATGCTGCGCGGCGACCACCTCAACACCTCGGAGGACCGGCCCGCGCTGCACACGGCGCTGCGGGCGCCGGCCGGAACCGTGTTGGAGGTCGACGGACGGGACGTCGTCGCCGACGTCCACGAGGTGCTGACCGCGATGGGCGGTTTCGCCGACCGGATCCGCGACGGCGACTGGACCGGCGCCACCGGCAAGGCGATCACCGATGTGGTCAACATCGGCATCGGCGGCAGCGATCTCGGACCGGCCATGGGCTATCAGGCGCTGCGCCACTATCGGCACCCGCGGATCACCTGCCACTACGTCTCCAACGTCGATCCGTCCGACCTCGTCGCCACCCTCGCAGGTCTGAATCCGGAGACCACGCTCTTCATCGTCGCGTCCAAAACGTTCACGACGCTGGAGACCCTCACCAACGCACGTGCTGCCCGTGCCTGGCTTCTCGCCGCGCTCGACGCGCCGGCGGTCGCCAAGCATTTCGTCGCGGTGAGCACCAATGCCGCGCAGGTGCAGGCCTTCGGCATCGACACGGCGAACATGTTCGGCTTCTGGGACTGGGTCGGCGGCCGCTACTCGATGGACTCCGCGATCGGCCTGAGCCTGATGATCGCCGTCGGCCGCGAGAACTTCGCCGACCTGCTCGCCGGTTTCCACACCATGGACCAGCACTTCCGCACCGCTCCGCCGGAGGCCAACGCGCCGATCCTGCTCGGGCTGCTCGGCCTCTGGTACTCGGACTTCTGGGACGCGCAGAGTCACGCGGTGCTGCCCTACAACGACGACCTGGCGCGCTTTCCCGCCTACCTGCAGCAGCTCGTCATGGAGTCGAACGGCAAGTCGGTCACTCGCGACGGCCGTCCGGTCACCACCAAGACTGCGACCGTGGTGTGGGGCGAGCCCGGCACCAACGGTCAGCACGCCTTCTTCCAGCTGCTGCACCAGGGAACCTGGCTGATCCCGGCGGACTTCATCGGCTTCGCGCAGCCGCTCGACGATCTCCCGACCGCCGACGGCGGCTCCATGCACGACCTGCTGATGAGCAACTTCTTCGCGCAGACCGCGGTGCTCGCGTTCGGCAAGAGCGCAGACGACCTCGCCGCCGAAGGCGTCGACCCCGAGCTGGTCCCGCACAAGGTGATGCCCGGCGGCCGGCCGAGCACCACGATCCTCGCGCCCCGACTGGCCCCGTCGGTGCTGGGCCAGTTGATCGCCCTGTACGAGCACCAGGTGTTCGTGCAGGCGATGGTCTGGGGGATCAACCCCTTCGATCAATGGGGGGTGGAACTGGGCAAGAAGGTCGCCGGTCAGATGGTCGGTGCGATCAGTGAAGCGGCATCGCCTGCGCCGCTGGCCGATTCGTCATCGGACGCCCTGGTGCGCTGGTACCGCGCCGAACGCGGACGGCCGGCCTAG
- a CDS encoding UvrD-helicase domain-containing protein, with protein sequence MTTSPDQLLDGLNPQQRAAVLHTGSPLLIVAGAGSGKTAVLTRRIAYLLAERDVTPGQILAITFTNKAAAEMRERVIELVGPRGNYMWVSTFHSTCVRILRAQASLLVGRNSNFSIYDSDDQRRLLGMVVRDLELDPKKYSPRGLSTVISNWKNELRSPEEAREQPGDFTPQQGQTVEDVLDVYAEYQRRLAEANAFDFDDLIGETVALLQRHPDIAEYYRRRFRHVLIDEYQDTNHAQYMFVRELVGEPGQSGTTPSELCVVGDADQSIYAFRGATIRNIEEFERDYPDAETILLEQNYRSTQTILSAANAVIAQNPNRRAKKLWTDSGEGDLIVGYVADSDRDEAQFIAKEIDELCESSIGGSSSASYSDVAVFYRTNTGSRPIEEAFIRHGIPYKVVGGTRFYERKEVRDVVAYLRVVANPDDSVSLRRILNTPRRGIGARAEACVAVHSENLGISFYQALVDASEGNVALLNTRAVKQIGGFVELIEGLRRDYLLAFAGDGDEAVADATAEGADIGELVEAIVDRTGYRAELEASNDPQDGARLDNLNELVAVARDFSVEAAQLIEDGPDDEDEPADTEGQPFDAAQEPPEPGSLAAFLEKVSLVADADQIPEDGEGVVTLMTLHTAKGLEFPIVFVTGWEDGMFPHQRALGDAAELSEERRLAYVGITRARQKLYLTRAILRAAWGQPVENPESRFLQEIPQHLLDWRRTAPRRDRGYSSGGFGSEGGSRPGAGRPFGFGSASSGPGGMRGRSSYSADPTRGRHKYVAYEIGDRINHPKYGMGKAVEKSGSGPTEQIVFDFGGSVGKMRLMTGFGVPGEKL encoded by the coding sequence ATGACGACCTCTCCTGACCAGCTTCTCGACGGCCTCAATCCCCAGCAGCGGGCGGCGGTGCTCCATACCGGATCACCGCTGCTCATCGTGGCCGGAGCGGGCTCCGGGAAGACCGCGGTGCTGACCCGGCGGATCGCGTATCTGCTGGCTGAGCGGGACGTGACGCCCGGTCAGATCCTGGCGATCACGTTCACCAACAAGGCCGCCGCCGAGATGCGCGAGCGGGTGATCGAGCTGGTCGGTCCGCGCGGCAACTACATGTGGGTGTCGACTTTCCACTCCACCTGCGTGCGAATCCTGCGCGCGCAGGCATCGCTGCTCGTCGGGCGCAACTCGAACTTCTCCATCTACGATTCCGACGACCAGCGTCGCCTGCTCGGCATGGTGGTGCGGGATCTGGAGCTGGATCCGAAGAAGTACAGTCCGCGCGGACTCTCGACCGTGATCTCGAACTGGAAGAACGAGCTCCGGTCTCCGGAGGAGGCCCGGGAGCAGCCCGGCGACTTCACGCCTCAGCAGGGGCAGACCGTCGAAGACGTACTCGACGTCTACGCGGAGTATCAGCGTCGCCTCGCCGAGGCGAACGCCTTCGACTTCGACGATCTGATCGGCGAGACCGTCGCACTGCTGCAGCGTCATCCCGACATCGCCGAGTACTACCGCCGTCGCTTCCGGCATGTGCTGATCGACGAGTACCAGGACACCAACCACGCCCAGTACATGTTCGTGCGGGAACTGGTGGGCGAGCCCGGGCAGAGCGGCACGACGCCGTCGGAGCTGTGCGTCGTCGGCGATGCGGACCAGTCCATCTACGCCTTCCGCGGTGCGACGATCCGCAACATCGAGGAGTTCGAGCGGGACTACCCCGACGCCGAGACGATCCTGCTGGAGCAGAACTACCGCTCCACGCAGACCATCCTGTCGGCGGCCAACGCGGTGATCGCGCAGAATCCCAACCGCCGCGCGAAGAAGCTGTGGACCGATTCCGGTGAGGGCGACCTGATCGTCGGCTACGTCGCCGACTCCGACCGCGACGAGGCGCAGTTCATTGCCAAGGAGATCGATGAGCTGTGCGAGTCGTCGATCGGCGGATCGAGCTCGGCGAGCTACTCTGACGTCGCGGTCTTCTACCGGACCAACACCGGTTCGCGGCCGATCGAAGAGGCGTTCATCCGGCACGGCATCCCGTACAAGGTCGTCGGCGGCACGCGCTTCTACGAGCGCAAAGAGGTGCGCGACGTCGTCGCCTACCTGCGCGTGGTGGCCAACCCCGACGACTCGGTGAGCCTGCGGCGCATCCTCAACACCCCGCGCCGCGGCATCGGTGCGCGGGCGGAGGCCTGCGTCGCCGTCCACTCGGAGAATCTGGGGATCAGTTTCTACCAGGCGCTCGTCGACGCCTCCGAAGGCAACGTGGCGCTGCTGAACACCCGCGCGGTGAAACAGATCGGCGGCTTCGTCGAGCTCATCGAGGGCCTGCGGCGCGACTACTTGCTCGCGTTCGCCGGTGACGGCGACGAGGCGGTCGCCGATGCCACCGCCGAGGGCGCCGACATCGGCGAGCTGGTGGAGGCGATCGTCGACCGCACCGGCTACCGGGCCGAGCTGGAGGCGTCGAACGACCCGCAGGACGGTGCCCGGTTGGACAACCTGAACGAGCTGGTCGCCGTCGCCCGCGATTTCAGCGTCGAAGCGGCGCAACTGATCGAGGACGGTCCCGACGACGAGGACGAACCCGCCGACACCGAAGGCCAGCCCTTCGACGCAGCTCAGGAACCACCCGAGCCGGGATCTCTGGCGGCGTTCCTGGAGAAGGTGTCCCTGGTGGCCGACGCGGACCAGATCCCGGAGGACGGCGAGGGCGTGGTGACGCTGATGACCCTGCACACGGCGAAGGGCCTGGAGTTCCCGATCGTGTTCGTGACCGGCTGGGAGGACGGCATGTTCCCGCACCAGCGCGCGCTCGGCGACGCGGCCGAACTGAGCGAGGAACGACGACTCGCCTACGTCGGGATCACCCGCGCCCGGCAGAAGCTGTATCTGACGCGCGCGATCCTGCGCGCCGCCTGGGGGCAACCGGTGGAGAACCCGGAATCGCGGTTCCTGCAAGAGATCCCGCAGCACCTGCTCGACTGGCGACGGACCGCACCCCGGCGGGACCGCGGCTACAGCTCGGGCGGGTTCGGGTCCGAGGGTGGTTCTCGGCCGGGGGCGGGCCGTCCGTTCGGGTTCGGCTCGGCCTCGTCGGGCCCCGGCGGGATGCGCGGCCGGTCGTCGTACTCGGCGGATCCGACGCGCGGACGGCACAAGTACGTCGCCTACGAGATCGGCGACCGGATCAATCACCCGAAGTACGGTATGGGCAAGGCCGTGGAGAAGTCGGGCAGCGGCCCCACCGAGCAGATCGTGTTCGATTTCGGCGGCTCGGTCGGCAAGATGCGCCTGATGACGGGCTTCGGCGTGCCCGGTGAGAAGCTGTAG
- a CDS encoding chorismate mutase, with product MARSDSVSDTDPQPIDLSAYDLGADVDGLPDDIDELRGEIDRMDAIILAAVQRRSAVSKKIGAARMAAGGPRLVHSREVKVLERFSELGPEGHTLAMLLLRLGRGPLGR from the coding sequence ATGGCAAGATCGGATTCCGTGAGTGACACCGATCCCCAGCCGATCGACCTGTCGGCCTACGACCTGGGCGCCGACGTCGACGGTCTTCCCGACGACATCGACGAGTTGCGCGGCGAGATCGACCGCATGGACGCGATCATCCTGGCCGCAGTCCAGCGCCGATCGGCGGTCTCCAAGAAGATCGGCGCCGCCCGCATGGCGGCCGGCGGCCCGCGCCTGGTCCACAGCCGCGAGGTGAAGGTGCTCGAACGCTTCTCCGAACTCGGCCCGGAGGGACACACCCTCGCCATGCTGCTGCTGCGCCTGGGGCGCGGACCGCTGGGCCGCTGA
- a CDS encoding M23 family metallopeptidase: MTPSSQSGATTVAARRRATSGSSITVESLMTRDIPLPPRSLRVGLSTEPRPAGRSTRTSSTKAGSTKTAGTQLPPIEVKSAQTAQAQVAEVQAVQTEAAQTEAAPLGRSSDAPLVEPAPATGFAITRPSSESTRTDRPEPGAQTRVTADIPVTPPTAGPKRARHRSGPPAALKARSALIAVAAGAAAAAVAGSGTTSDTASAPSSPPPAAPGAPALAAAASDHTGGGVVPAVSGADMSDYAKQLNVGKQLAASAAAAEAAKRKPLFAAPILAKYSFTSGFGPRWGSMHGGLDLAAPLGTPIHAVADGVVKKAGPASGYGNWIQIKHADGTITMYGHMAASGVLVEEGQKVTAGDVIGLVGSEGFSTGPHLHLEVWKNGTTKIDPAPWLAKNGIRINAYGN; this comes from the coding sequence TTGACCCCTAGCAGCCAGTCCGGCGCGACGACCGTCGCCGCCCGCAGGCGCGCCACGAGCGGGTCGAGCATCACCGTCGAGTCCCTGATGACCCGGGACATCCCGCTGCCGCCGCGCTCGCTCCGCGTGGGTCTGAGCACCGAGCCGCGCCCGGCCGGCCGCAGCACCAGAACCAGCAGCACCAAGGCCGGCAGCACCAAGACCGCCGGCACCCAGTTGCCGCCGATCGAGGTGAAGTCGGCGCAGACAGCCCAGGCCCAGGTAGCCGAGGTCCAAGCAGTACAGACCGAGGCGGCACAGACCGAGGCGGCCCCGCTCGGGCGATCCTCGGACGCACCGCTCGTCGAGCCCGCACCCGCGACGGGATTCGCGATCACACGGCCCTCGAGTGAATCGACTCGGACCGACCGGCCCGAGCCCGGCGCGCAGACCCGAGTCACCGCCGACATCCCTGTCACTCCGCCGACCGCCGGTCCCAAGCGCGCCCGCCATCGGTCCGGACCGCCGGCGGCCCTCAAGGCACGCAGCGCGCTGATCGCCGTCGCGGCTGGTGCCGCGGCTGCCGCCGTCGCCGGGTCCGGCACCACCTCCGATACCGCGTCCGCTCCGTCGAGCCCACCGCCCGCGGCCCCGGGAGCCCCCGCGCTCGCCGCAGCGGCCTCCGACCACACCGGCGGGGGCGTCGTGCCCGCCGTCAGCGGCGCCGACATGAGCGACTACGCCAAGCAGCTCAACGTCGGCAAGCAGCTCGCCGCCTCCGCGGCGGCCGCCGAAGCCGCCAAGCGCAAGCCGCTGTTCGCGGCGCCGATCCTGGCCAAGTACTCCTTCACGTCGGGCTTCGGCCCGCGCTGGGGCAGCATGCACGGCGGCCTCGATCTCGCGGCGCCGCTCGGCACGCCCATCCACGCCGTCGCCGACGGCGTCGTCAAGAAGGCGGGCCCGGCCTCCGGATACGGCAACTGGATCCAGATCAAGCACGCCGACGGCACCATCACCATGTACGGCCACATGGCCGCATCCGGTGTTCTGGTCGAAGAGGGCCAGAAGGTGACGGCCGGCGACGTGATCGGACTGGTCGGCTCCGAGGGCTTCTCCACCGGCCCGCACCTGCACCTCGAGGTGTGGAAGAACGGCACCACCAAGATCGACCCCGCTCCCTGGCTGGCCAAGAACGGCATCCGCATCAACGCCTACGGCAACTAG